Proteins found in one Syngnathus acus chromosome 9, fSynAcu1.2, whole genome shotgun sequence genomic segment:
- the fancc gene encoding Fanconi anemia group C protein codes for MSQSVVRVQQTEMQLWLDKVEAWGQADSVDVHKDACAHLCSLRDFLQRLLMHIDNMGSTTETMKKMPFLGQIVGRLCWNPVVTADVESSGLIFQCLWALYSEQPANALERKANQWIQKLLCQLATEDDESLANSLLQHLHVSPTQYRLQVLRKVVAQLQKDIGKSCSSLGDRNERCSCDRMVATCEACVPLVTCPEVAPLIGTLLQRSLTCAQATLPYDFLDALSSAYSSGRLSLEDRAVVALWYHSLPSLEETVLGLLESTIFADAPPSPQQLKRQIAQSLLPKACAQHCSIFLVVNDIFRSVLKKQEDHPCIRDLIQSFTSCFYRELTVLHTQTSLKAFFPHSPPNLLLPLLTQPSEASGEARTRHLNWLSNSLRRLTEEAEADGGGGSGGGGVGVVFEAWFLLVQCSHWVHEAFQLLATAEPRDCHPSLWLLTFYHHPTNRGHQRNQRLVRVQQIWEQMRILFSDDHLDPGEQLRDALAVISASARRPSPLLTLGLALNCAVFSHRSHGVSARIVCTVAAASGPLSEALRVLSLLERRLSTGSGDGPSSGDPCATSVRIRQLQNALAIPTPPQQLDVTRAGYAHLSHSPS; via the exons GGTTCCACAACAGAGACTATGAAGAAGATGCCTTTTCTTGGCCAGATTGTGGGCCGCTTGTGCTGGAACCCCGTTGTCACTGCTGACG tTGAAAGCAGTGGGCTGATCTTCCAGTGTCTGTGGGCGCTATACTCTGAGCAGCCGGCCAATGCTTTGGAAAGAAAGGCTAACCAGTGGATACAG AAACTGTTGTGTCAACTTGCCACCGAAGATGACGAATCACTAGCCAATTCTTTGCTCCAACATTTACATGTGTCGCCAACTCAGTACCGCCTCCAAGTCCTCAGAAAG GTGGTGGCACAGTTGCAGAAAGACATTGGAAAAAGCTGCAGTTCACTGGGAGACAGAAATGAGAG GTGTTCATGTGATAGGATGGTGGCGACATGCGAGGCTTGCGTTCCCCTGGTTACCTGCCCCGAGGTTGCTCCTCTCATTGGAACTTTGCTGCAGCGGTCACTAACATGTGCACAAGCAACTCTCCCGTATGACTTCCTGGATGCTCTAAGCTCTGCCTATAGCAG TGGTCGCTTGTCACTGGAGGACCGGGCTGTCGTGGCCCTGTGGTATCACAGCCTGCCCAGCCTGGAGGAGACGGTGCTCGGTCTGCTGGAGTCCACCATCTTCGCTGACGCGCCGCCGTCACCGCAACAGCTCAAGCGGCAAATAGCGCAGTCGCTGCTG CCCAAGGCCTGTGCTCAACACTGCTCCATCTTCTTGGTGGTGAATGACATCTTTCG GTCTGTCCTCAAGAAACAGGAGGATCACCCGTGCATTCGGGATCTCATCCAAAGCTTTACCAGCTGCTTCTATAGGGAACTGACAGTGTTGCATACACAG ACATCTTTGAAGGCCTTCTTCCCTCATTCTCCCCCAAATCTGCTGCTTCCGCTCTTGACCCAGCCGTCAG AGGCGTCTGGGGAGGCTCGCACACGTCACCTGAACTGGCTCAGCAACTCATTACGAAGACTGACAGAGGAAGCGGAGGcagatggcggcggcggcagcggcgg TGGTGGTGTTGGCGTAGTGTTTGAGGCCTGGTTCCTGCTGGTCCAGTGTTCTCATTGGGTCCACGAGGCCTTCCAGTTGCTGGCCACCGCCGAGCCCCGAGACTGCCACCCCTCGCTGTGGCTCCTGACCTTCTACCACCATCCCACCAACAGGGGGCACCAAAGGAATCAACGACTG GTACGTGTGCAACAAATCTGGGAGCAGATGCGCATCCTTTTCTCAGATGATCATCTCGACCCCGGGGAGCAACTCCGCGATGCGCTGGCCGTCATTTCCGCGAGCGCTCGACGACCATCGCCGTTACTGACCCTCGGCCTGGCGCTCAACTGCGCCGTTTTCTCCCACCGGTCGCACGGCGTCTCTGCTCGCATCGTGTGCACG GTGGCGGCTGCGTCCGGTCCGCTCAGTGAAGCATTACGAGTCCTGAGCCTGCTGGAGCGTCGGCTCAGCACGGGAAGCGGCGACGGCCCCTCATCCGGTGACCCCTGCGCGACCTCTGTCAGGATCCGTCAGCTTCAGAACGCGCTCGCCATCCCTACACCACCACAGCAACTGGATGTCACTCGTGCGGGATACGCCCACCTCTCGCATTCACCCAG